In Rahnella aquatilis CIP 78.65 = ATCC 33071, one DNA window encodes the following:
- a CDS encoding alkyl/aryl-sulfatase: MKLKLIVKSLALAGLLSSTSLTPLFAQEAPKDATAATKQANDALYNQLPFSDNTDFTNAHKGFIAAIPADVIKGSQGNVVWDPQKYAFIKEGDKAPESVNPSLWRQSQLINISGLFEVTDGVYQIRNLDLSNMTIIEGKEGITVVDPLVSAETAKVGMDLYYKNRGQKPVVAVIYTHSHVDHYGGVRGVVDEADVKSGKVKIYAPAGFMDEAVSENIMAGNVMSRRASYMYGNLLKPDAKGQVGAGLGTTTSAGTVTLIAPTNYITKTGQKETIDGLTYDFMMAPGSEAPSEMLWYIEEKKLIEAAEDITHTLHNTYSLRGAKIRDPLAWSKYINDAINRWGDKAEIIMAQHHWPTWGKDNVVNLMKSQRDMYRYINDQTLRLANTGLTRDEIAANFKLPDGLAKTWASRGYYGSVSHDVKATYVLYLGWFDGNPATLDELPPEEAAKKFVDYMGGADNILKKAREDYDQGNYRWVAQVVSKVVFADPKNEVARNLEADALEQLGYQAESGPWRNFYLTGAQELRNGVQKLPTPNTASPDTVKAMSPEMFFDYLGVHINGEKAANAKAVFNVDLGSDGGKYKLELENGVLNHTADAEAKDADATIVLNRDTLNKIILKEETLKQAEDKGDVKVTGNGAKLDEMLGYMDKFEFWFNIVTP; the protein is encoded by the coding sequence ATGAAGCTTAAACTGATAGTCAAAAGCCTTGCTCTGGCAGGGTTACTTTCATCAACCAGCCTCACACCGCTATTTGCACAAGAGGCGCCAAAGGATGCTACTGCGGCGACCAAACAAGCTAATGACGCACTTTATAATCAACTTCCTTTCTCCGATAACACCGATTTTACCAACGCCCATAAAGGATTCATCGCCGCAATACCGGCAGATGTGATCAAAGGGTCGCAGGGGAATGTTGTCTGGGATCCACAGAAATATGCCTTCATCAAAGAAGGTGACAAGGCACCGGAAAGTGTCAACCCAAGCCTTTGGCGGCAGTCGCAATTAATTAATATCAGCGGCCTCTTTGAAGTAACCGACGGGGTTTATCAGATCCGTAATCTTGATCTTTCCAACATGACCATTATTGAGGGGAAAGAAGGAATTACGGTAGTTGACCCGTTAGTCTCGGCGGAAACCGCGAAAGTGGGTATGGATTTGTACTATAAAAACCGCGGGCAAAAACCTGTTGTCGCGGTGATTTATACCCACAGTCACGTTGACCATTATGGCGGCGTGCGGGGTGTAGTCGACGAAGCGGATGTGAAATCCGGTAAGGTAAAAATTTATGCGCCGGCCGGATTCATGGATGAAGCGGTATCCGAGAATATCATGGCGGGTAATGTCATGAGCCGCCGTGCCAGTTACATGTACGGGAATCTGCTGAAGCCGGACGCGAAAGGTCAGGTAGGCGCGGGACTGGGTACCACCACATCGGCGGGTACAGTGACATTAATCGCGCCGACCAACTACATCACGAAAACCGGTCAGAAAGAGACAATTGATGGCCTGACGTACGATTTCATGATGGCACCGGGTTCTGAAGCACCTTCCGAAATGTTGTGGTATATCGAAGAGAAAAAACTCATCGAAGCGGCAGAAGATATCACGCATACCCTGCATAACACGTACTCGTTACGTGGCGCAAAAATTCGCGACCCGCTGGCCTGGTCAAAATACATTAACGATGCAATTAACCGCTGGGGTGATAAAGCAGAAATCATCATGGCGCAGCACCACTGGCCGACGTGGGGTAAAGATAACGTTGTCAATCTGATGAAAAGTCAGCGCGATATGTACCGCTATATCAATGATCAGACACTGCGCCTGGCGAATACCGGTCTGACACGTGATGAAATAGCCGCAAACTTTAAATTACCGGACGGTCTGGCTAAAACCTGGGCAAGTCGTGGTTATTACGGTTCTGTAAGCCATGATGTAAAAGCCACCTATGTGCTTTATCTCGGCTGGTTTGACGGCAACCCGGCAACATTAGATGAACTTCCACCTGAGGAAGCAGCGAAAAAGTTTGTCGATTATATGGGCGGTGCGGATAACATCCTGAAAAAAGCCAGAGAGGATTACGATCAGGGGAATTACCGGTGGGTCGCGCAGGTGGTGAGCAAAGTTGTCTTTGCTGATCCGAAAAATGAGGTTGCGCGTAACCTCGAAGCTGATGCCTTGGAGCAACTGGGCTATCAGGCCGAATCAGGACCATGGCGTAATTTCTATCTGACCGGCGCGCAGGAATTACGTAATGGCGTACAGAAACTGCCAACACCTAATACCGCCAGCCCGGATACGGTAAAAGCCATGTCTCCGGAAATGTTCTTTGATTATCTGGGCGTACATATCAATGGTGAAAAAGCGGCGAATGCAAAAGCAGTGTTCAACGTTGATCTGGGCAGTGATGGCGGCAAGTACAAGCTGGAACTGGAAAACGGCGTGCTCAATCATACCGCTGACGCTGAGGCGAAAGATGCCGATGCCACTATTGTCCTGAACCGTGACACCCTTAACAAAATCATCCTCAAGGAAGAAACACTGAAACAAGCTGAAGATAAAGGCGATGTGAAAGTGACCGGCAACGGTGCGAAGCTGGATGAAATGTTGGGTTATATGGATAAATTTGAGTTCTGGTTCAATATCGTCACGCCATAA
- a CDS encoding cation diffusion facilitator family transporter, protein MPPLLTRYAWLSIATAIATIGLKGVAWKMTGSVGLLSDAIESVVNLAGALMALWMLTLAALPADDKYAYGHGKAEYFSSAFEGFLILLAAVSIAYTAVERMLIPQPLDAIGVGLLVSVVASVLNFVTARILLRAGKQHNSITLEADAHHLPLEDPASMNDQTLD, encoded by the coding sequence TTGCCTCCATTGCTTACGCGCTACGCCTGGCTGTCCATTGCCACGGCTATTGCCACCATCGGACTAAAAGGTGTGGCGTGGAAAATGACCGGTTCGGTCGGTCTGCTGTCTGATGCCATCGAATCCGTGGTCAACCTCGCGGGAGCCCTAATGGCGCTCTGGATGCTGACCCTGGCTGCACTTCCGGCCGACGATAAGTACGCATATGGACACGGTAAAGCCGAATATTTTTCGAGCGCTTTTGAGGGGTTCTTGATCCTCCTGGCTGCAGTCAGTATTGCCTATACCGCAGTAGAACGTATGTTGATCCCGCAGCCGCTCGACGCGATTGGTGTCGGATTACTGGTTTCTGTGGTTGCATCCGTTCTTAATTTTGTGACGGCACGGATATTGTTAAGGGCTGGCAAGCAGCACAATTCGATCACGCTTGAGGCAGATGCTCACCACCTACCATTGGAAGATCCGGCATCAATGAACGACCAAACGCTCGACTGA
- a CDS encoding cytochrome b/b6 domain-containing protein → MKSRLWNLLPHEYAPFFRILHIIVAFLILSQIINSNLTETEAIAEHSLEGVITWMHIISGFGLIICGILMLCWMLTQRGFSYYFSWATLDFSGIKQDLKTLTRFRLPDAHSGGVASTIQGFGVLALLIVALSGGLWFLLDTMHSNMAETIIHWHKFLTTFIEIYFYAHGAMGVLHLLIEAYKNRTPNLVD, encoded by the coding sequence ATGAAATCTCGACTCTGGAATCTATTGCCCCATGAATACGCTCCTTTTTTTCGTATTCTTCACATCATTGTGGCATTTTTAATACTTTCACAAATTATTAACTCTAATCTGACAGAGACTGAAGCAATTGCTGAACATAGTCTTGAAGGAGTTATAACCTGGATGCATATTATTTCAGGATTTGGCCTAATTATATGTGGTATTCTAATGTTATGTTGGATGTTGACTCAGAGAGGTTTTTCTTATTACTTTTCATGGGCAACGCTTGATTTTAGTGGTATTAAACAAGACCTAAAAACGCTGACCCGCTTTCGCCTGCCCGATGCTCATTCTGGGGGGGTTGCGAGTACAATCCAAGGGTTTGGAGTTCTGGCGTTGCTAATTGTAGCACTTTCAGGTGGCCTATGGTTCTTATTAGACACCATGCATTCAAATATGGCTGAAACAATCATTCACTGGCATAAATTCCTTACAACTTTCATTGAGATCTATTTTTATGCACATGGTGCAATGGGAGTTTTGCATCTTTTAATTGAAGCATATAAAAATCGCACACCTAACTTAGTTGATTAA
- a CDS encoding GNAT family N-acetyltransferase, producing the protein MTVLIKKLLPSEWESAFPIIAQLRNITKGEFLKSVRVQTLNGYELVAAVLEERIIGVMGIRPVHTLARGSHLHIDDLVVDEHERHSGTGRLLLDFAVSEAKSREMNFVFLDARKEAIPFYERNDFIFHTSPSMKKIL; encoded by the coding sequence ATGACTGTTCTGATTAAAAAATTACTTCCTTCAGAGTGGGAAAGCGCATTCCCGATCATTGCTCAGCTAAGAAATATCACCAAAGGCGAATTTTTAAAAAGCGTAAGAGTTCAGACTCTGAATGGGTATGAGCTTGTTGCCGCTGTTCTCGAAGAAAGAATTATCGGTGTGATGGGGATCAGGCCTGTACACACGCTGGCACGAGGTTCTCACCTGCATATTGATGATCTGGTCGTTGATGAGCATGAGCGTCATTCGGGAACGGGTAGGTTACTTCTTGATTTCGCTGTCAGCGAGGCTAAAAGCAGGGAGATGAATTTTGTTTTTCTTGATGCAAGAAAAGAAGCAATTCCCTTTTATGAAAGGAATGATTTCATTTTCCACACTTCACCTTCAATGAAAAAGATCCTTTAA
- a CDS encoding YebY family protein encodes MRKTLLACVLLTLSASSFAAPQLETISRLQYGKAWAFTREEVMLQCRPGNALYVINDSTLAQYPLNDVAKEQVKNHQVQAVPLEKIWLDDPQKPGQKMSLAPFIAKARSLC; translated from the coding sequence ATGAGGAAAACACTACTCGCTTGCGTGTTGCTGACCTTATCCGCCAGCAGCTTTGCGGCACCCCAACTGGAAACGATCAGCCGCCTGCAATACGGTAAAGCCTGGGCCTTTACCCGTGAAGAAGTCATGTTGCAATGCCGCCCCGGTAATGCGCTGTATGTGATTAACGACAGCACGCTGGCGCAATATCCTCTGAATGACGTGGCAAAAGAGCAGGTCAAAAACCATCAGGTTCAGGCCGTGCCGCTGGAGAAAATCTGGCTTGATGACCCGCAGAAACCAGGGCAAAAAATGAGTCTGGCACCTTTTATTGCCAAAGCCCGGTCACTTTGCTGA
- the copD gene encoding copper homeostasis membrane protein CopD, which produces MSLTALFVLCRFMHFASLMQIFGLSVLCSLLTPAGFSAVLLRKNQTLMICSALVAAVTSVGMLAIQAALMGNGWGDALNLNVWLLVLTTAFGDVWRWHLLLTAALLLMLLMDWLPARNMLVFLCSCGLLMSQALVGHAAMHEGTLGLIQRTNHVVHLLSAAYWFGCLLPLLTCMAYTRQLALRPYAIATLIRFSVWGHAAVVLVILTGIVNTAIILQRWPTDMTSLYQCLLVVKVLMVGMMVTVAVFNRYRLVPLMAKDPERAQHYFVMMTWLEWGLALGVLLLVSVFATLAPR; this is translated from the coding sequence ATGAGTCTGACTGCACTTTTTGTTCTGTGCCGCTTCATGCATTTTGCTTCGCTGATGCAAATCTTCGGTCTGAGCGTTTTGTGCTCACTGCTGACGCCTGCTGGTTTCTCGGCCGTGTTGTTGCGCAAAAACCAGACCCTGATGATTTGCTCCGCCCTGGTTGCGGCGGTCACTTCGGTCGGTATGCTGGCGATTCAGGCCGCGCTGATGGGCAACGGCTGGGGTGATGCGCTGAACCTGAATGTCTGGCTGCTGGTGTTAACCACTGCATTTGGTGACGTCTGGCGCTGGCATTTATTGCTGACGGCCGCGCTGTTGCTGATGCTGTTGATGGACTGGCTGCCCGCGCGGAATATGCTGGTCTTCCTGTGCTCATGCGGTTTACTGATGAGTCAGGCGTTGGTCGGCCATGCTGCGATGCATGAAGGGACGCTCGGGTTAATACAGCGGACCAATCATGTCGTGCATTTGCTCAGCGCGGCGTACTGGTTCGGATGCCTGCTGCCGTTACTGACCTGCATGGCATATACCCGACAGCTCGCTTTACGGCCCTATGCGATTGCCACACTGATTCGTTTTTCAGTCTGGGGACATGCCGCCGTCGTGCTGGTGATCCTCACCGGCATCGTCAACACAGCCATTATTTTACAGCGCTGGCCGACCGATATGACGTCGCTTTACCAGTGTCTTCTGGTGGTTAAAGTGCTCATGGTCGGAATGATGGTGACCGTTGCTGTATTTAACCGCTACCGGCTGGTGCCGTTAATGGCTAAAGATCCCGAAAGGGCACAACACTATTTTGTCATGATGACCTGGCTCGAATGGGGGCTGGCGCTGGGTGTTTTACTGCTGGTGAGTGTGTTTGCCACACTGGCACCGCGCTGA
- the copC gene encoding copper homeostasis periplasmic binding protein CopC has protein sequence MVFKKTTSLCRALAVSAVLLSGFISQQASAHAHLKTETPAADSLLTVSPSELSLGFSEGIEPDFSKITLTDASQKTVKTGKMMLAANDNTQAVLPLTDALSAGKYIVSWNVVSVDGHKTHGQYSFTVK, from the coding sequence ATCGTGTTCAAAAAAACCACTTCTCTTTGCCGTGCCCTGGCAGTCTCAGCTGTTCTGCTGAGCGGATTTATCTCACAGCAAGCTTCCGCTCACGCCCATCTGAAAACAGAAACCCCTGCGGCGGATTCGCTTTTAACCGTCAGCCCGTCTGAACTGTCTCTCGGATTCAGTGAGGGGATCGAGCCTGATTTCAGTAAAATCACCCTGACGGATGCCAGTCAGAAAACAGTGAAAACCGGTAAAATGATGCTGGCAGCGAATGACAATACTCAGGCCGTTCTGCCACTCACCGATGCGTTGAGCGCGGGTAAATACATTGTTTCGTGGAACGTTGTCTCTGTTGATGGTCATAAAACGCACGGTCAGTACAGCTTCACCGTTAAATAA
- the ftnA gene encoding non-heme ferritin produces MLKKEMIDQLNEQLNLEFYSANLYLQMSAWCSDKGYEGAAAFLKQHSMEEMDHMHRLFKYVSDTGALPLLGAIAAPPVAFESLTDLFKQTYEHEQLITQKINELADLSMTLKDYSSFNFLQWYVAEQHEEETLFKSVLDKLALVSNTGNGLFFVDKDLKNMVAQTPAG; encoded by the coding sequence GTGCTTAAAAAAGAAATGATTGATCAGCTTAATGAACAGCTGAACCTCGAGTTTTATTCTGCCAATTTATATTTGCAGATGAGTGCATGGTGCAGCGACAAAGGCTACGAAGGTGCCGCCGCTTTCCTGAAACAGCATTCAATGGAAGAAATGGATCACATGCATCGCCTGTTCAAATACGTCAGCGATACCGGTGCTCTGCCTTTGCTGGGTGCGATTGCCGCTCCGCCGGTTGCTTTTGAATCCCTGACCGATCTTTTCAAACAGACTTACGAACATGAGCAACTGATTACCCAGAAAATTAACGAACTGGCTGATCTGTCTATGACGTTGAAAGATTACTCTTCCTTCAACTTCCTGCAGTGGTACGTTGCTGAGCAGCATGAAGAAGAGACGTTGTTCAAATCTGTCCTTGATAAACTGGCGCTGGTCAGCAACACCGGTAACGGCCTGTTCTTCGTTGATAAAGATCTCAAAAATATGGTGGCACAAACTCCGGCAGGCTGA
- a CDS encoding DNA polymerase III subunit theta, with translation MSINLAEISKEEMDRINVDLAASAVAFKERYNMPVVAEMAEREQPAHLRTYFRERVMFYRGESHKFSRLPYEPKQK, from the coding sequence ATGAGCATCAATCTGGCTGAAATCAGCAAAGAAGAAATGGATCGTATCAATGTCGATCTTGCGGCCTCAGCGGTGGCCTTTAAAGAACGCTACAACATGCCAGTTGTCGCGGAGATGGCGGAACGCGAGCAGCCTGCGCATCTGCGCACCTATTTTCGTGAGCGGGTAATGTTCTATCGCGGGGAATCACATAAATTCTCCCGCTTACCTTATGAGCCAAAGCAAAAGTAA